The following proteins are co-located in the Deltaproteobacteria bacterium genome:
- a CDS encoding insulinase family protein, with translation MIRLLEFKEFRLANGLHLLVGEVHSLPIVSYQVHFAAGSRYERPGITGITHLFEHMMFKGTKELGPEEFSRMIQANGGTSNAFTTTDNTSYYEKLPADRLELA, from the coding sequence TTGATTAGACTCCTGGAATTTAAAGAATTTCGGCTGGCCAATGGCCTGCATCTCCTTGTAGGCGAAGTCCATTCTTTGCCTATTGTTTCTTACCAGGTTCACTTCGCCGCGGGATCCCGGTATGAAAGGCCAGGTATCACCGGGATTACCCACCTCTTCGAGCACATGATGTTCAAAGGAACCAAAGAATTGGGCCCGGAAGAGTTCTCCCGGATGATCCAGGCCAATGGCGGGACCTCCAATGCCTTCACCACGACAGATAATACCTCCTACTACGAAAAACTTCCGGCCGACCGGCTGGAGTTAGC
- a CDS encoding ferredoxin: MARIPYVEPNDYISCGLGAEICSRVFRLNDQDLSEIYNPTGASEEKIQEAIDSCPVQCIRWEE; this comes from the coding sequence ATGGCCAGGATACCTTATGTGGAGCCGAATGATTACATTTCCTGCGGGCTTGGCGCAGAAATATGTTCGAGAGTATTCCGTCTAAACGATCAAGACCTGTCGGAAATTTATAACCCCACCGGGGCATCCGAGGAGAAAATCCAGGAAGCCATTGACAGTTGTCCGGTCCAGTGCATCCGTTGGGAAGAATGA
- a CDS encoding histidine phosphatase family protein, translating to MTRVYLVRHGTTEWNKEEIFRGRVDCQLNETGRAEAKALAEYFRDANLHGVYSSPLSRAEETARAIAEMKGLQVIPEAAFIDIDFGEWHGLPLREVKEKYPDLYRAWRERPQAVTFPGGENLAQVKARAWEGLQRVVRENPEKTALIVSHRVVTKILICAVLDLEDSHFWQIKQDTTAVNCFEYTRGVFVISLINDTCHLQAIHSGAWKKDF from the coding sequence ATGACTCGGGTTTATCTCGTTCGGCACGGGACGACCGAATGGAACAAAGAGGAAATTTTCCGCGGCAGGGTGGACTGCCAACTTAACGAGACGGGCCGGGCCGAGGCTAAGGCTTTGGCCGAATATTTTCGGGATGCTAACTTGCATGGGGTTTACAGCAGCCCTCTTTCCCGCGCTGAGGAAACGGCCCGGGCCATCGCCGAAATGAAGGGTCTGCAGGTGATCCCCGAGGCGGCGTTTATCGACATCGACTTCGGTGAGTGGCACGGCCTCCCCTTAAGAGAAGTGAAAGAAAAATACCCCGACCTCTACCGGGCTTGGCGGGAGCGGCCGCAGGCCGTCACCTTTCCCGGAGGGGAGAATTTGGCTCAGGTGAAAGCTCGGGCCTGGGAAGGTCTCCAGCGGGTGGTGCGGGAGAACCCGGAAAAGACCGCCCTGATTGTCTCGCATCGCGTTGTTACCAAAATTCTGATCTGCGCGGTCCTGGACCTGGAGGACTCTCATTTCTGGCAGATCAAGCAGGATACCACAGCGGTCAACTGCTTTGAATACACCCGGGGAGTTTTCGTCATTTCTTTGATCAATGACACCTGCCATCTGCAAGCAATCCATTCCGGTGCTTGGAAAAAGGATTTTTAA
- a CDS encoding YihY/virulence factor BrkB family protein translates to MKHWRRKVSAFWVERLRFQLKTAWDIFWEARRAFSQDGCMNLSAALAFYSILSLIPFLFLLVSAAGYILGSSEQAHQMAMSFFDRLFPQASTLIFREVRAISQRAGVLGWVGFLSMIWTASVIFSSLEFAMGVVFRVERRRPFWKSKLLALSMIPASALIFFLSLFVTAFAKVMETYEFKFFGLNLMQSDLSEFLVGYLLPYLVLALGFTAIYKIIPNTTTSFRHALAGGTSCAFLFEVAKHFFTWYVGRSHQYNIIYGSLEAIVILVVWASYSSIILLFCAEVVSAYRRRDITLLEKAFL, encoded by the coding sequence ATGAAGCATTGGCGGCGAAAAGTATCTGCCTTCTGGGTCGAGCGGCTCCGTTTTCAGCTGAAGACGGCTTGGGACATCTTTTGGGAAGCCCGCCGGGCCTTTTCTCAGGATGGGTGTATGAATCTCTCGGCAGCCCTGGCCTTCTATTCGATTCTCTCTTTGATCCCTTTCCTGTTTTTACTGGTCTCGGCAGCGGGGTACATCCTCGGCTCTTCCGAGCAGGCTCACCAGATGGCCATGTCTTTTTTCGATCGTTTATTCCCTCAGGCTAGCACCCTAATATTCAGGGAAGTGCGAGCCATTTCGCAACGCGCTGGGGTTTTGGGTTGGGTGGGGTTTCTCTCCATGATCTGGACTGCCAGCGTTATTTTCTCCTCTTTGGAGTTTGCCATGGGCGTGGTCTTCCGGGTGGAGCGGAGGAGACCCTTCTGGAAGTCTAAATTACTTGCCCTCTCAATGATCCCGGCCTCGGCTCTGATTTTTTTCCTTTCTCTGTTTGTGACAGCTTTTGCCAAAGTCATGGAGACCTATGAATTTAAATTTTTTGGGTTAAACCTTATGCAATCCGACTTGTCCGAGTTTCTCGTGGGCTACCTCCTTCCCTATCTGGTTCTGGCGCTGGGTTTCACGGCCATTTACAAGATTATTCCGAATACAACGACTTCTTTTCGTCATGCTTTAGCTGGGGGGACGAGCTGCGCGTTTCTTTTCGAAGTCGCCAAACATTTTTTCACCTGGTATGTCGGGCGCTCCCACCAGTACAATATTATCTACGGGTCTTTGGAGGCCATCGTCATTCTGGTGGTTTGGGCCTCTTATTCATCGATCATTCTTTTATTCTGTGCCGAGGTGGTCTCGGCCTACCGCCGGCGGGATATCACTCTTTTGGAAAAAGCCTTTCTGTGA
- a CDS encoding MFS transporter, which produces MNPSEKGQRARSLFFYGTFHFIDDGFADSIYLLLPFIAAELHLSFSEVGILKGVFSGAMGLFQFPLSLLGERVGELTVVASGTLGLAGGFLLLSMATTFPAIILALILAKGTAAGQHGLSSAVLSRVFEGPGRRAAMGTFNFSGDVGKVCVPFLLAILINFVGWRSAVFSLSIGGIILGTILWTLARKSQASPPLPQAKQGQVSEGSRWGISDPQGFSALLTIGIIDISTRTALLTFLPFLLLKKEIPAAQVGFALTLLFAGGAVGKFACGVLAEWFGVIPMVVVTEALTTAGILSLFWAPLSAVWILLPLVGVVLNGTSSVLYATVAEIISPAGRSRGYGLYYAITLGAGAVSPIIYGLITDSLGLSFTLISTGLMALITIPLSRYLSRAKAS; this is translated from the coding sequence TTGAACCCAAGTGAAAAAGGCCAACGGGCCCGGTCTCTTTTCTTTTATGGGACCTTTCATTTTATTGATGACGGTTTTGCCGATTCCATTTATCTTCTCCTTCCTTTTATAGCGGCCGAATTACATCTCTCCTTCAGCGAGGTGGGGATCCTTAAAGGGGTCTTCTCGGGGGCCATGGGCCTCTTCCAGTTTCCTTTGAGCCTTCTGGGGGAGAGGGTAGGAGAATTGACGGTGGTCGCCAGCGGAACGCTCGGCCTGGCTGGGGGATTCTTGCTTTTGAGCATGGCCACCACTTTCCCGGCCATTATTCTCGCCCTCATTCTCGCCAAAGGAACAGCCGCAGGCCAACATGGTCTGAGTTCTGCCGTCCTCTCCCGGGTTTTTGAAGGCCCTGGGCGACGGGCAGCGATGGGAACATTTAATTTTTCGGGAGATGTAGGAAAAGTTTGTGTCCCCTTCTTATTGGCGATTTTAATTAATTTCGTAGGCTGGCGGTCGGCAGTATTCAGTCTGTCTATAGGCGGGATTATCCTGGGGACGATTCTCTGGACCCTGGCCAGGAAAAGTCAAGCCAGTCCACCGTTACCCCAAGCCAAGCAGGGGCAGGTTTCAGAAGGGAGTCGCTGGGGGATCAGCGATCCGCAGGGCTTTTCCGCTCTCCTCACCATCGGGATCATCGACATCTCTACCCGCACCGCTTTGCTCACTTTCCTCCCTTTTCTTCTGCTAAAGAAAGAGATTCCCGCTGCTCAGGTTGGTTTCGCCCTTACTCTTCTCTTTGCCGGAGGGGCGGTGGGGAAGTTTGCTTGCGGGGTACTGGCGGAATGGTTCGGGGTCATCCCCATGGTGGTAGTTACAGAAGCCCTCACCACTGCGGGAATATTATCTTTATTCTGGGCTCCTCTTTCAGCCGTCTGGATTCTTTTGCCGCTGGTGGGAGTGGTTCTGAACGGGACTTCTTCCGTACTCTATGCCACCGTTGCCGAGATCATCTCTCCCGCTGGTCGATCCCGGGGTTACGGCCTATACTACGCCATCACCTTAGGAGCAGGGGCCGTATCTCCAATCATTTATGGTTTGATCACTGATTCTTTGGGGCTTTCCTTTACGCTCATCAGCACAGGCCTGATGGCTTTGATCACCATTCCTCTGAGCCGCTATCTTTCCCGGGCTAA